In Blastococcus saxobsidens DD2, the genomic stretch TCGAACACGGCCGCGGGCGTCACCGAGATCGGGGACTACATCTTCCGCGACTCGCTGACCGAGCAGGCGGTCATCCCGCAGACCATCGAGGCCGCCACCGAGCAGTTCGGGCTCGAGAACGTGGTGGTCATGTACAGCAACGACGACGCGTTCACCGAGTCCGGCTACGAGGCGTTCGCCGCCGCGCTGGAGGAGCAGGGCGTCGAGATCAGCGAGACGATCACCTTCTCCAAGTCCGACACCGACTTCCGGGCGCTGCTGACGCAGGCCCAGGAGAGCGACCCCGACGCGCTGGTCGTCTCGGCGCTGATCGAGGCCGCCGTGCCGCTGGTCACCCAGGCCCGCGAGCTGGGCATCGACGTGCCGATCATCGGTGGCAACGGGTTCAACAACCCGCGGCTGATGGCCGACGCCGGCGAGGCGGCCGAGGGCGTCGTCGTCGGCGCCGCCTGGAACTCCTCCTCCGACAACCCGGAGAACCAGGCGTTCCTCGAGGCCTACGAGGCCGAGTACGGCGCCCAGCCCGACCAGTTCGCCGCGCAGGCGTACACCGGGCTGAAGCTGGTCGACCAGGCCGTGCGCGCCAACTGCTCCGCGGAGCGGGACAGCATCCAGGAGGCGTTCGGCCAGATCGAGGACGTCCCCACCGTGCTCGGTCAGTTCTCGATCGACGAGAACCGCGACGCCGACCACCCCGCCGTCGTGCAGGTGGTCGAGAACGGCTCGTTCGCCGTCCTGGAGTGATCCGGCACGTGGCCCCGGCCGGCTGACCGGCCGGGGCTGCTCGCGACCCTGCCGGGGGTCCGGTCCTCGGACCGGGCCCCCGGCGGTCTGTCGGCTACCGTGCCCCGCACCCACGACGAGACAGGGACCGCTGTGCAGCAGCTCCTCAACGGCATCTTCATCGGCTCGATCTACGCGTTGTTCGCCATCGGCTTCACGCTGGTCTTCGGCATCCTGGACCGGCTGAACCTGGCGCACCCCGCGGTCTTCGCCGCCTCCGCCTTCGTCGGCATCGAGCTGGTCGAGCGCGGCGGCCTGTCCCTCTGGGCGGCGTTACCGCTCGTGTTCGTCGTCGGCGCGGTCCTCGGCCTGCTGATCGAGCGGCTGGCCTTCCGGCCGCTGAAGGGCCGGGCCGACGCGCACTTCGCCGGACTGATCTCCTCCATCGCGCTCGCCGGCATGCTCATCGCGCTGCTGCAGTGGCGCTACGGCCCCGACACCCGCCGCTTCCCGCCGGGCTCGTTCCCCGACACCCGGTTCCAGGTATTCGGCGCGCAGGTGACCCTCGTGCAGGTGGTCATCCTGGCGGTGTCCCTCGCGCTGATGGTGGGCCTCACCTACATGGTCACGCGCACCCGGCTGGGCCGGGGGATGCGCGCGGTCGCCGAGAACCCG encodes the following:
- a CDS encoding ABC transporter substrate-binding protein; protein product: MRTKLYTVAAASAAALVLASCSSGESGGGDSAASGGLTGEGSGDSCTIEGEVPIGAVLSLTGAAASYGESQQRGLELAAAELAEQDGVTYDLTIEDDQTDPRQAITLFDEFVNDGASLIIGPTLSNAAVQADPIAQEAGVPVLGISNTAAGVTEIGDYIFRDSLTEQAVIPQTIEAATEQFGLENVVVMYSNDDAFTESGYEAFAAALEEQGVEISETITFSKSDTDFRALLTQAQESDPDALVVSALIEAAVPLVTQARELGIDVPIIGGNGFNNPRLMADAGEAAEGVVVGAAWNSSSDNPENQAFLEAYEAEYGAQPDQFAAQAYTGLKLVDQAVRANCSAERDSIQEAFGQIEDVPTVLGQFSIDENRDADHPAVVQVVENGSFAVLE
- a CDS encoding branched-chain amino acid ABC transporter permease — protein: MQQLLNGIFIGSIYALFAIGFTLVFGILDRLNLAHPAVFAASAFVGIELVERGGLSLWAALPLVFVVGAVLGLLIERLAFRPLKGRADAHFAGLISSIALAGMLIALLQWRYGPDTRRFPPGSFPDTRFQVFGAQVTLVQVVILAVSLALMVGLTYMVTRTRLGRGMRAVAENPTAARVLGVNVDRVTAVTFAISSALGAVAGVLFAINVNTAQLGMGAAIELKGLAVIIVGGMGSLPGALIGGLLLGLAEVFAVQYIGSSWVDVIAFGLLFVILLLRPQGLLGARKVREV